Proteins encoded by one window of Deltaproteobacteria bacterium:
- a CDS encoding alcohol dehydrogenase catalytic domain-containing protein, producing the protein MIKVRIAGICRTDMEIMQGYLGFRGVMGHEFIGVVAESDDPAWIGRRVSGDINAACGCCEWCARGLGRHCPQRTTLGIVNLDGCLADYCVLPIANLLEIPAAIPDERAILIEPLSAACEILEQLPVHGEERIVVIGDGRLGILCAWALATVCSDVTLLGHHAGKLALAQWRGIKTALAANFTAPDGADIVVEATGSGQGISEAIQLCRPRGVIVLKTTAAQPQNINLAPIVINEISVIGSRCGRLGDGLRMMQDYPDMPLSKMITACYPLAEVEDAFTRAVQSDALKVLLDISP; encoded by the coding sequence TTGATTAAGGTTCGCATCGCGGGAATCTGCCGGACCGATATGGAGATCATGCAGGGCTACTTGGGCTTCCGGGGAGTTATGGGGCATGAGTTTATCGGCGTGGTGGCCGAGAGCGACGATCCTGCCTGGATCGGCAGAAGAGTTTCCGGCGACATTAACGCCGCCTGTGGCTGCTGCGAGTGGTGCGCCCGAGGGTTGGGCCGTCATTGTCCGCAACGCACTACCCTGGGAATCGTTAATCTTGATGGCTGCCTGGCTGATTACTGCGTCCTGCCCATCGCCAATCTGCTGGAAATTCCGGCCGCGATTCCTGACGAACGGGCCATTCTAATCGAGCCGCTCTCGGCGGCCTGCGAGATACTGGAACAGCTTCCTGTCCATGGCGAGGAGCGCATCGTCGTCATTGGTGACGGCCGTTTGGGTATTCTCTGTGCCTGGGCGCTCGCTACCGTTTGCTCCGATGTTACGCTTCTGGGACATCATGCCGGGAAACTGGCGCTGGCTCAGTGGCGGGGGATCAAGACGGCTCTGGCTGCCAACTTTACCGCGCCTGATGGGGCGGATATCGTCGTCGAGGCCACTGGTTCGGGTCAGGGAATCTCGGAGGCCATCCAGCTCTGCCGGCCACGGGGCGTAATCGTTCTCAAAACCACGGCAGCCCAGCCGCAAAATATCAACCTGGCACCCATCGTCATCAATGAAATATCCGTCATCGGTTCCCGCTGCGGGCGGCTCGGCGACGGCCTGCGCATGATGCAGGACTATCCCGACATGCCGCTTTCCAAGATGATTACGGCCTGTTATCCCCTCGCCGAGGTGGAAGATGCCTTCACACGCGCCGTTCAGAGTGACGCCCTGAAGGTGCTGCTCGATATTTCCCCCTGA